The segment CCTGACGCAGGGCGGCCGCTGCGACGTCGCGACCCACGTGGCGGCCGAAGATGTCGCGCATCCGTTCCTGCTCACGCAGCCCCGCGACCATCGAATTGAAGCCGAGCTGCAGTTCGCCGAGTTCGGAGGCGTCGTAGACCACCAGATCGACGTCCGGACCGACCTCGCCGGCGCGGACCTTCGACATCCCGGACTGGACGTTCTGGATCGGACCGGTGACGTCCCAGGAGAAGAGGAACATGACGAGCAGTCCCACCGCACCGGCCACCGTCACGAGCACGGTCACCGAGATGAAGAAGCTCGTGACCGAGACCCGCTCGCCGACCGCTGCGAACAGGGTGAGGATGAAGATGCCGAGCAGCGGGATGCCGGTTCCGATCACCCAGGCGTTGATCGCTCGGGACCGGACGGTGCCCGCCCGGACCTTGTAACCGGCCTGCACGATCTTCGCGTAGACCGGCCGGAGCAGGACGTCGAGGAACAGGTTCACGATCGCGATCACGACCATGCCGCTCATCAGCACGATGAGGACCAGCTTGGGCCACAGACCGGAGTCGATCACTCCGTACCAGATCCCGAACATCAGCGCTGCACCCGCCCAGAGCAGTCCCTGAAGCGCCGTGAGCCGTCGACGAGCCCACACGGTGCGTTTCACGTCGACGGCCGTCGGCGTGCTCTCGTCGATGGACCATCGCAGCGACTTGACCGTCATGATGGTGCCGACCAGCACGCCGAGCACCAGTGCCATGACGATGTAGATCGGGAACGCGACGAAGTTGACCCACACCAGATCTCGGCGCAGGAACGACGGTTCCGGGATGCCGACGGTCGCGAGCCCGATCGCGATGAGGATGCCGATCACGTGGGCGAGGACGATGGTCGACGTCATCAGCAACTGGATCCGGACGCGCTGCTTACGGCTGCCCTCGTCGACCCGCCCCAAAAGCATTGAGCCGTAGTCACGGCTCAAACCCCGACTACGGCTCATCGCTTCGCTGACCGGTCAGACGATCTCGTGCCGCACGATGGTCTCGTCGCGGCCCGGACCGACGCCGATGCACGAGATCCGCGCGCCGCCCAGCTCTTCGAGCCGGTGGATGTAGTTCTGCGCGTTCTGCGGAAGCTCCTCGAACGTGCGGCAGGCGGAGATGTCCTCCGACCAGCCGGGCATGGACTCGTAGATCGGCTTCGCGTGGTGGATGCCGGTCTGCGTCATCGGCCAGTCCTCGACTCGCTCTCCATCGACCTCGTAGGCGACGCAGACCGGGATCTCCTCCAGACCCGACAGGACGTCGAGCTTGGTGAGGAAGTAGTCGGTGATGCCGTTGACGCGAGTCGCGTAGCGGGCTATGACGGCGTCGAACCAGCCGCAGCGGCGGGCGCGTCCGGTGGTGACGCCCACCTCGCCGCCGGTCTTGGCCAGGTACTCGCCCCACTGGTCGAAGAGCTCCGTCGGGAACGGCCCCTCGCCGACGCGGGTGGTGTACGCCTTCAGGATGCCCAGGACCGTGGTGATCTTGGTGGGGCCGACGCCGGAACCGACCGCGGCGCCGCCGGCCGTCGGGTTGGACGACGTCACGTACGGGTACGTGCCGTGGTCCACGTCGAGCAGGGTGCCCTGCGAACCCTCGAACAGGATGGTCTCGCCGCGTTCGAGCGCCTGGTTCAGCAGCAGCTGAGTGTCGGCGATCCGGTGCTTGAAGCCCTCCGCGAGCTGCAGCGTGTCGTCGACCACCTGCTGCGGGTCCAGGCCCTTGCGGTTGTAGATCTTGGTGAGGATCTGGTTCTTGATCTCCAGGGCCGCCTCGACCTTCTGGGTGAGGATTTTCTCATCCAGCACGTCGGCGGCGCGGACGCCGACGCGGGCGATCTTGTCCTGGTAGCACGGGCCGATGCCTCGTCCCGTGGTACCGATCTTGCTGTTGCCCAGGAACCGCTCGGTGACCTTGTCGATCGCCACGTGGTACGGCATCAGCAGATGCGCGTCGGCGGACAGGATCAGCGACGTGGTGTCCACGCCGCGATCTTCCAGCCCCTTGAGCTCGGTGAGCAGCACACTGGGGTCGACGACGACGCCGTTGCCGATCACGTTGTTCACGCCCGGCGTCAGGATTCCCGAGGGAATCAGGTGCAGCGCGAACTGCTCGCCGTTCGGCAGGACGACCGTGTGTCCCGCATTGTTTCCGCCCTGGTAGCGCACCACCCACTGAAGCTTTCCGCCCAGCAGATCGGTCGCCTTACCTTTGCCTTCGTCGCCCCACTGGGCGCCGATGAGCACAATCGCAGCCATATCAGGTGCTCCTCCTAACGTGCCTACCCTACTGGGTCGAGTCCATATTGTTGGTGCCCGCCGCGTATATCCTCGTGCACGTGTCCTCTCTGCTGATCACCGTGGCCGACGGCGACGATGTTCCCACCTCCCTGACCCGCAGACTCGCGGCGATGGTGAGCGATCCCTCCGTGACCCGTCTGATCGTCTCACCCGGGTCCGACAGTTCCATGGCGCCCGACGCCTTCTTCGCTCGCGTCGCGGCCGCGCTGATGAAGCTGGAACGCCTGGACATCGAGGTGGCGTATGTGGCTCCGCACGCCACGGCGGCCACCAAGAACTTCGGCCTCCCCCACGGCGACGCCGCACAGCGGCTCGCCGAAACCGGGACGGCACAGCAGCTTCCGCTGATCCGCGACGACGCGGCCACCGTCCTCGTCGGACGGGCTCGCCATCTCGGCGCCGACGGAGCCAAACTGCACGGCGAGTGCATCGCCGACTCCGACACGATCTTCAACGGCGACGCCCGCGGCGTGGAGATCGAACCGCTCACGGTGGAGCCCGGTGTCCGCGGACGCCTGATCCGCCGCCTGCCCGGCGGCTGGAAGACCGGCCGCGCCGTGCAGACCGGCGGCACCAACGTCACCGTCGAACGCGAGGGCGAGTGGACGCAGCGCGTGGTGAAGCGGTCCACCTTCTACCGACACCACATCGACTGGAACCTGGTGCTGCCATGACGACGCCGACCACCGCCGCCCTGAAGTCGGTGCGCCCGGGGCCGGTCTTCGCGGCCTTCTTCATCGCAGTCGGCGCCGGCGCTTATCTCCTCTTCGACAGCGGCTCGCAGAACAACGCATCGGCCATGTTCGGCGCCATGCTGTTCGTCGTCGGCGGCTGGATGATCTCGTTGTGCCTGCACGAGTTCGCGCACGCCTTCACCGCATTCCGCTACGGCGACCGGTCGGTGGAGGTGCGCGGCTATCTGACCCTCGACCCACGCAAGTACACGCACGCGGCCTTGTCGATCGTGCTGCCGCTGCTGATCGTCGCGATGGGCGGCATCGGCTTCCCCGGCGGCGCCGTCTACCTCAACACCGCGGGCTTCACCCGCGCCCAGCGCACCAAGGCCTCCCTCGCCGGGCCGGCCACCAACCTGTTGCTCGGCGTGATCCTGCTGGTGCCGCTGAGCCTGGTGGAGCCGACCGGACAGAACCTGAACCTGTGGGCCGCGACCGCCGCCCTCGCCTTCCTCCAGCTCACCGCTACCCTGCTGAACCTCATCCCGGTCCCCGGATTCGACGGCTACGGAGCCATCGAGCCCTACCTCTCGTACGAGACGCGGGCGACCGCCGCCAAGATCGCTCCGTTCGGCTTCCTCGTGGTGTTCCTGCTGCTGTTCATCCCCGCGCTGAACCGCGCCTTCTTCTCCCTCGTCTACGCGGTCTTCGACGCGTTCGGAGTCTCGAGCGGCCTCGTCGGGTACGGCATCAGGCTGTTCGCCTTCTGGCTCTGAACGACGCGTTCACCGCGACTGCGGATCACCTCTTGCAATATATGCGTATCTACGCATATATTGAGCGTATGAGCACAGAGAAGGAACACGGTCACAGCCACGGGCCCACCGCCGCGGACCTCGTCGGCGACGCCGCCACGCGGCGCCGCATCTGGCCCATGGTGGTCTCCCTCGGCATCATCGGCGTCTTCTTCGTCGTCGAGTTGGTCGCCGGACTCATGTTCGGTTCCCTCGCGCTCGTCGCCGACGCCGGTCACATGGCCACGGACCTCGTCGCACTGTCGATGGGCCTGGCCGCGCTTCTCCTGGCCCGACACGGCAGCCTCTCCGACGGCCGCAGCTTCGGCTGGTACCGCGCCGAGGTCTTCACCGCCGTCGTGAATGCGATCCTGCTGCTCGGCGTCGGCGCGTACGTGCTCTACGAGGCCATCGAACGCCTCGGCACCGACCCCGACGTCCCGGGCGGACCGATGATCATCGTCGCCGTGCTCGGACTGATCGCCAACATCGTGGTCATGTACCTGCTGCGCGCCGACGTCGAGGACTCGCTGGCCGTCCGCGGCGCCTACCTCGAAGTCCTCGCCGACGCCGTCGGCAGCGTGGGCGTCCTGATCGCCGGCGTCATCGCGATGACGACCGGCTGGGGCTACGCCGACCTCATCGTCGCCGTGTTCATCGCACTCTGGGTGGTTCCCCGTGCCCTCAAGCTCGCATTCGACGCGCTCAAGATCCTGAACCAGCAGGCACCGGCGTCCCTCGACCTCCCCGCCCTGCGCGCCGAACTGGAGCAGCTTCCCGAGGTGCAGAACGTGCACGACCTCCACGTGTGGTCGGTGACCAGCGGCATGGATGTCGCGACCGTGCACCTGAGCAGCACGGGCGACCACTGCGCGGCGCTGACCGCCGCCCAGCGAGTCTTCGCCGAACACGGCCTGTCGCACGCGACGGTGCAGGTGGAGAAGCCCGGTGCCGACGGCCAGTGCGAGAGCCTGACCTGGTGACTACTTGGTGAGGTGCAGTTGGGCGATCGCCGACATCCGCGACAGCCCGGCCACCATCATCAGGTCCACCAGGAGCGATCGGAGTTCGACGAGCAGCGCGGCCTCCGACAGGTCTTCGACGTCGTCTGCCAGCGACGTCCGCGCCTTGCGGACCACCGAGCGCAGGGCGCGGGCCGCGTCGGCCTGATCCGGCGACTCCCCCGGCTCGGCGAGCATCATCTGCCGAAGCACCTCGAAGACGTCACCGATGCCGTCGATGATCTCGATCATCGACTCCTCCACCGCGACGCCGCGCTGCGTCAGCGCCAGCGCCCGCCGGTTCACGACGCGGAAGTTGCGCACGGCGTTGTCGATGGGATCGGCGGTCGCGGCGATCTTCTTGAGCCGCGGCCGAGAACCCCAGTACAGCGGAGAGAGGGTGCCGACCTCGCGACCGGCCAGCACGTCGGCGCGCAGGCCGTCGATCGCAGCCTGTGAGCCGCGGGCCTTCGCGAGGACCCGATAGACCCCGTCCTCGTCGTCTGCCCGCAGGGCCGTGGCGAGGTCGTGGCTGAGGTCGCGGAAGGTGTTGAGGATCCCGGCGGCGTCGCGGCGTGCACGGCGGGCCGGGTTCACCGGGACCAGCGCTCCGACGAGCACTCCGATCAGGCCACCGATCACCGCATCCACCGCGCGTTCATAGGCCGCCGCGTCGCCCGGCGGCAGCAGTGTGGCGACCAGCACGGCCGACGACGCCGCCTGCGTCGGGAGCATCGGGCCCTTGTCTGCGAAGACCGCCACCGCCATCGCGGCCGCGACCACCACGCTGATCTGCCAGGCACCCGACCCGATCCAGGTGATGACGACATCGCCGACCAGGATGCCGATCGACACCCCGAAGATCAGTTCCACCGATCGGCGCCACCGCCGGGCCAGGGAGAGGCCCAGCGAGACGACCGCCGCGATGGGCGCGAAGAACGGCCGCTCGTGGTTCAGGAGGTCGAACGCGATGAACCAGGCCAGCCCCGCGGCGATCGCGCACTGCGAGATCGGGACGATCGACAGCCAGAGCCGTCGCACGCGCCCGCGCAGGGTGGGGTGCAGGCCCTGCACGGCCTGCGATCCGACCTCGCGGACGGTCGGCCGCTCATCAGGCTGTGTCGAATCCGTCACTCGCGTCCTCGACCCTCATCGACGGTGGTAGGTCGACCGAAGCGTCAGTCGAGTCCCAGTTCGGTGATCGCGCGCGGATCGCTGTCGTTCAGCAGATCCAGGCAGCGCAGGTACTCGTTCTCTTCCCCGACGGCCTGAGCCGCCCGAGCCAGCGCACCCACGCACCGCAGGAATCCGCGGTTCTCCTCGTGGCTCCACGGCACCGGGCCGAAGCCCTTCCATCCGTGGCGTCGCAGCTGGTCAAGGCCCCGGTGATAGCCGGTGCGGGCGTACGCGTACGCCGCGACCACACGCTCGAGGTCGGGTTCGTCACCGTCCAGGGCGCCGTCGAGCGCGGCCTCGGCGAGGTAGGCCCAGGCGATGGACGCGGACGGGTAGGCGGCCGCGACCGCTGCGGGATTCTTCCCGTTCAGCAGGTCCGACTCGGCCTCGTCGTCGCCGGGAAGCAGGGTGGGCGGGGGTCCGAGCAGATCTCCAAATGACGTCACCCTGTCATTCAATCACCAGTCACCCGCTCCTCCGAAGAGGATGCAGTCGGGCAGGTCCGATATCCTGGCGGTTGCGCTCAATGCGTCACGGTCCCCGACGAACATTGGATTTTGGATAGAATGTCTGATTCGGACAAAGACACTTCGGCTGCCATCAACAAGGTGGTCGGCGCTTTCCGTGCTCAGCGCGAGCAGGGCAAGGCCGCCGCGCCGGAGGCGGACTCCGAGCCGAAGCGGGAGCCCACTCCCGTGACCCGGCTCGACGAGCCTGCACCGAAGCCGCAGGGCGGCGGCGGGTCCGAGGCTCCGACGAAGGCGTTCAAGGTGCCTGCCGAAGCCATCGCGGCCGCGACCGCGGCGACCGGCGATGATCGCACCGGCAAGGAGCTCCGCGAGGAGACTGTCGTCGGCGATGAGATGTCCGCCGACGCGTCGGACGTCGCAGCCATCGTCGACGCCCCGGTCACGGAGAAGGCCGACCTGGTGGAGCACTCCGTCGAACTGTCCGACGAGACCGCCGACACCGACGACGCCGCCGAGACTCCCGAGGCGCAGCCGACCGATGACGCCCCGACCGAGGCCATTCCCGCCGATCAGGTGGCTGCAGCCGCCGAGATCGGCGAGTCCGAGGCCCCGACCACGAAGATGAAGGTCCCCGCGGCCGCCGTCGCCGCAGCTGCCGCGACCACCGCCGCAGCGGCCACCGCGGGCAAGGCCTCCGCCGCCAAGGCGCCGGTCGAGTCGATCCCGAAGCCCGAGCCGAAGGTCGTCGCACCGGCCGCGAAGGAGGCGGGCAAGCGCAAGTCCGGCAAGCTCGTCGCGATCCTGCTGGCCGTCCTCGTCGTGATCGCCGTCGTCGCCGTGGGCCTCTGGTACCTGCTGGTGGGACAGTCGGACGAGAACAAGGTCGCCGACGCCGCCAAGGACTATCAGAACGCGATGGCCGACGGCGACCTCGACGACCTCCGCGATCTCACCTGCGGCGCGAAGTACGACTACTACTCCACCGTCTCGCCGGAGGACTTCCAGAAGGCCGTCGACGCGCAGAAGGCGCGCAACGAACTGATGACCTTCGACGACGTTCAGGCCGTCCAGATCGACGGCGACGTCGCCCGAGTCGGCGTCGACATGTACC is part of the Gordonia phthalatica genome and harbors:
- a CDS encoding adenylate/guanylate cyclase domain-containing protein, which produces MLLGRVDEGSRKQRVRIQLLMTSTIVLAHVIGILIAIGLATVGIPEPSFLRRDLVWVNFVAFPIYIVMALVLGVLVGTIMTVKSLRWSIDESTPTAVDVKRTVWARRRLTALQGLLWAGAALMFGIWYGVIDSGLWPKLVLIVLMSGMVVIAIVNLFLDVLLRPVYAKIVQAGYKVRAGTVRSRAINAWVIGTGIPLLGIFILTLFAAVGERVSVTSFFISVTVLVTVAGAVGLLVMFLFSWDVTGPIQNVQSGMSKVRAGEVGPDVDLVVYDASELGELQLGFNSMVAGLREQERMRDIFGRHVGRDVAAAALRQDPELGGAERVVAVIFVDVIGSTALATQRTPTEVVAVLNRFFQVIVEAVENHRGLVNKFEGDAVLAIFGAPIELDDCAGSALAAAREIADRLDAEVPELKAGIGVSYGNVVAGNIGAIQRFEFTVIGDPVNESARLSEVAKEEPRLPFASERTVVAAGRKEAARWCERRATVLRGRSESTKIFTPSASIA
- a CDS encoding adenylosuccinate synthase — its product is MAAIVLIGAQWGDEGKGKATDLLGGKLQWVVRYQGGNNAGHTVVLPNGEQFALHLIPSGILTPGVNNVIGNGVVVDPSVLLTELKGLEDRGVDTTSLILSADAHLLMPYHVAIDKVTERFLGNSKIGTTGRGIGPCYQDKIARVGVRAADVLDEKILTQKVEAALEIKNQILTKIYNRKGLDPQQVVDDTLQLAEGFKHRIADTQLLLNQALERGETILFEGSQGTLLDVDHGTYPYVTSSNPTAGGAAVGSGVGPTKITTVLGILKAYTTRVGEGPFPTELFDQWGEYLAKTGGEVGVTTGRARRCGWFDAVIARYATRVNGITDYFLTKLDVLSGLEEIPVCVAYEVDGERVEDWPMTQTGIHHAKPIYESMPGWSEDISACRTFEELPQNAQNYIHRLEELGGARISCIGVGPGRDETIVRHEIV
- a CDS encoding site-2 protease family protein codes for the protein MTTPTTAALKSVRPGPVFAAFFIAVGAGAYLLFDSGSQNNASAMFGAMLFVVGGWMISLCLHEFAHAFTAFRYGDRSVEVRGYLTLDPRKYTHAALSIVLPLLIVAMGGIGFPGGAVYLNTAGFTRAQRTKASLAGPATNLLLGVILLVPLSLVEPTGQNLNLWAATAALAFLQLTATLLNLIPVPGFDGYGAIEPYLSYETRATAAKIAPFGFLVVFLLLFIPALNRAFFSLVYAVFDAFGVSSGLVGYGIRLFAFWL
- a CDS encoding cation diffusion facilitator family transporter — translated: MSTEKEHGHSHGPTAADLVGDAATRRRIWPMVVSLGIIGVFFVVELVAGLMFGSLALVADAGHMATDLVALSMGLAALLLARHGSLSDGRSFGWYRAEVFTAVVNAILLLGVGAYVLYEAIERLGTDPDVPGGPMIIVAVLGLIANIVVMYLLRADVEDSLAVRGAYLEVLADAVGSVGVLIAGVIAMTTGWGYADLIVAVFIALWVVPRALKLAFDALKILNQQAPASLDLPALRAELEQLPEVQNVHDLHVWSVTSGMDVATVHLSSTGDHCAALTAAQRVFAEHGLSHATVQVEKPGADGQCESLTW
- a CDS encoding FUSC family protein produces the protein MQGLHPTLRGRVRRLWLSIVPISQCAIAAGLAWFIAFDLLNHERPFFAPIAAVVSLGLSLARRWRRSVELIFGVSIGILVGDVVITWIGSGAWQISVVVAAAMAVAVFADKGPMLPTQAASSAVLVATLLPPGDAAAYERAVDAVIGGLIGVLVGALVPVNPARRARRDAAGILNTFRDLSHDLATALRADDEDGVYRVLAKARGSQAAIDGLRADVLAGREVGTLSPLYWGSRPRLKKIAATADPIDNAVRNFRVVNRRALALTQRGVAVEESMIEIIDGIGDVFEVLRQMMLAEPGESPDQADAARALRSVVRKARTSLADDVEDLSEAALLVELRSLLVDLMMVAGLSRMSAIAQLHLTK
- a CDS encoding DUF3151 domain-containing protein produces the protein MTSFGDLLGPPPTLLPGDDEAESDLLNGKNPAAVAAAYPSASIAWAYLAEAALDGALDGDEPDLERVVAAYAYARTGYHRGLDQLRRHGWKGFGPVPWSHEENRGFLRCVGALARAAQAVGEENEYLRCLDLLNDSDPRAITELGLD
- a CDS encoding DUF4878 domain-containing protein codes for the protein MSDSDKDTSAAINKVVGAFRAQREQGKAAAPEADSEPKREPTPVTRLDEPAPKPQGGGGSEAPTKAFKVPAEAIAAATAATGDDRTGKELREETVVGDEMSADASDVAAIVDAPVTEKADLVEHSVELSDETADTDDAAETPEAQPTDDAPTEAIPADQVAAAAEIGESEAPTTKMKVPAAAVAAAAATTAAAATAGKASAAKAPVESIPKPEPKVVAPAAKEAGKRKSGKLVAILLAVLVVIAVVAVGLWYLLVGQSDENKVADAAKDYQNAMADGDLDDLRDLTCGAKYDYYSTVSPEDFQKAVDAQKARNELMTFDDVQAVQIDGDVARVGVDMYPSSDPSKKVPAQITLHKIDGAWKVCTRP